DNA sequence from the Agelaius phoeniceus isolate bAgePho1 chromosome 20, bAgePho1.hap1, whole genome shotgun sequence genome:
ACTGCAGTAGGGCGTGTCTATTGTTTCCCTTACCTGCAGACCATGCCAGTAAGCTGGGAGAAGGTTGGTGAGAGTAGGTCTCATTGTCCAGTCTGGGTCACTAAAATAACAGCTCCGTAGGCTGATGCTCCTAACTGGGATCTCCTCTAGCAGGATCCTAGCTAGGTGATCATGCTTCATGACTCTTTCAAAGAAGAAGTTCACATTCAGTTTTGGGGCTCTCTTGGCCAAGTTTGCCCATGACATTCCTGAGACCACTTGCCCATGAGGGTCATGGATATGACACTTGATATTCAAGGTGCACAGGGAATGAGAGCTGCGCTCACGTAGGATGTCCAGCAGTTCATCAGAGATGCAGTTGTAATTAAAAGTCAGGATGGTCAGCTTGTGGAACTTAGACATAGTTTGGTGGAACAAGGCACTGCTGTAGACAGAAAGGTGGAGACTGAAGAAATCCTCAATATTGATTTCAGATATAAAGCTTCTATTTGTCAAACTGCTTAGAGAATTCAGAAGCTCACAGCCTTCTTCCAAAGTTATTCTTGCTCCTTTTAAGTTAAGATAATCAAGTTGATTGCTCATTCTTTTCAGGAAGGCAGATAAATTCTTGATAAACTGAGCCCTAACCACATTTCTCCAGATCAAGCAGTCTAATTCTAGGTACTTGATGCTCAGGGATACTAGGTGACTATTACACTTACCCAGGTGTGAAAGAAGACCTCTCATAATCACTTGAAATTTTTTGATAAAGGGAGTATTGTAAGGATTCGATAACTTGATCTCAAGGTGCTTCAAATACTTGCCAAATTTCTTGGTATACCACAGTGCACTTTGAAACTCCAGTGTGCGTGCCCTTGATGGTTGGCCATAAAAGGTGATGGTTCTGCATCTCCAGAGAGATCCAGACTGCATGGCACACCTCCATTTTTTACAGACCAAGGCAGCCCGAGATCTGTCTCTGTCATCTAACCAATGGAAGACATGCCTCAGACAGACATCAGGTAGATAGGCCCAGAAGCTTTGCTCGGGTTCACTCTCATCTTCCATTGAGAGGATTTCTCTTCTGGATCTTAAATCAAACCAACATGCAGAAAGCTGTGGGTAGATTTCTTGCCAATCCCAACATAATAGGCTTCTAAACAAATGGATGAAAGTTTGTTTCTTCACAATCAAAACCAACAACCTCTGTACTCCAGCTGTCAAACAAGCCCTTGAGTCTAAAGTATAGTCTTACctaaatcaaaagaaaaaaacaaagagtGAAGAACAATCACAGTACAAACACAGGACACATATTTTAACTTTTGGGCCTTCACCTTCAAGTGAAATGGTATCaaatggcacttggtgccatgatctagttgaagtgttagaacatgggttggactcgatgatcttaaaggtctcttccaacctagaaattctgtgattctgtgaaatgctGTGACAGTAGCCACATCGTCTGCAAAACCTTTGGTTGGCATCAGCTGCAATTAAATTGATCATGGTCTGTGATCTGATGCCTACCATTTAAAAGTATTCAGTTCTTTGGGCTGTATACATTTGAACAGGACCATCAGTGCAAAATTAGCACTACTGACTTTTCATAGTCATCTGGGGTACCATTCCATGACAATCAGTACCCTGCCTTAGATTAAGGCCGGATAAAAAAAGTTGAAATCGATGAAAACAAGAAGTGCACcataagaagaagaaaatatgcAGATCCCTGAGAGTCTGTTTACAACTACAAAAGCTcagatatttctattttaattgtATAAACAGGCATGAAAGGACAGGTTGATAGCACAATTAAGCTTCAGTCTGCTGTTTGTCTTTTTGCCTACAGTTCTTATGTCACATAGAATCTCTCTGCCTGTACACATACTCTTTTCAATTAGCACCGTTTCTATTCTTAGGGATTCTTCTGCCCACTCTTGCCATTCAAAGTACCAACCCACACCCCCAGCTATCAATAAAACCCTTAGAAACTGATCATGTGGTCTGATTACTACCTgtctctctcactctctctctctctttagcACCCCCAAGAAGAGCTCTTTGTTTTGCAGAACTATTAGTCATTTAGGAGGTCTCTAGATCAATTtccaaaaatccaaaccaagTCTTAAAATATGGTGGCTGAAGCTCCAGTTTGCTAGTGAGAAGAACCTGAAACTTTTGCTATAGAGAGTGGGGAGAACACAGGGAAGAGGTCTAATACTTCAGCTACCTTGAAGCCCTGAAGGCAATGGACAGaggaaagcagaacagaatATAGGGCTGTAATACATAGAAACATGTCTGTTAATAAAGGATGTTTATTACACTGTACTCATCAATATTAGTGTGTGAATACAAAGCAGGACAAACACCATCATGTGGAACTTTTTTAAAACCAGAGTTCTTATGAATCTGTAAAAAGTATGTTTGTTTATAAGCCAGTGGTGTGATTCAAGAGGTATCCTGCAGTGTTGGGTTGGCTTTTCCATCACTATAAGCGAAGTCTTAGTTAAGGAGGTGTTCTAGCTGTCAGCTCCGAGTTTAACTTGGTGGGGGGAAAACAAATCTTTGGCAAAAAAACGCTGCTACAGTTCTTTCtagagcaattttttttttttcaggcagaaGTAATTTCAAGATAAATGAACGCTTTGCATGTCTTGTTTGCCACTCgggtaagaaaaaaaaaaacaaaacaaaataaaatcccccACTGCTGAACATATACGTCCTTTGCCCTTGGCCCTCTTTGCTTCAGAGGGCATCCCGGATGGTTTACGATCCCATACGGACAGTTACACTAGCTGTCTCCtccagcaagagctgcagaagcCCGTGGagtaaaagcaaacaaaaaccttCTAAGACTTTGACCGATAATTACCAGAAGTAACAGGAGGTGTGGCTTGGATACCCAAGTGGGCAACCCAGCCCGCGTCCTTTTACTAGTCCAGCTGACGCGGATCTCTGGGCCGAGATCCGCGAAGGCGCCCgagccgcgggcgggcgggggcgcAGCGCAGCCCCTGCGGTTGCGCCGCTGGGCCGGACATTCCCCTCAGCCGGCGCGGGCCGCTCCCTCACCGCCCCCTCAGCGCCGGCTGCGCCGCGCGCGCCCGGCCGAGTAACGGCAGCCCAGCGCGCGGGACGCAGCCAAttgcggcgggcggcggcggcgccaaTCCGGGGGCTCGCAGGGGGCGGTGCGGCGTTCAAACGCGGTGGCGgcgcacagaggagctgctgaggggagGTGGCGGCTCCGTCCCGATCCGGGTCCCGGTTCCGTCCGGCGCGCTGAGTGAGTACTGCCCcgagcagctgccagagcggccCAGTCGCGGCTCCCTTTGTCCGAGCCCGTCTCCTTCGGCTTTGGCGGCACTTTTCGCGCTTGTTGCTGCTGTCCCGGTAGGCGCAAAAACAGCACCGGCTGGTCCCGCCCAGTCCCGTTAGCCCCATGTGGCGGCGCGGCGGATCCGCCGCGGCTGTCGGCGGGGAGCACGGCCAGTGCCAGCAGAGCGGGGTGCTCGCGGCGAGAGCGGCTCGGACGAGGCGTGGGCCCGGGTGTGTCCAGGGGCCCGGCCGGGGGCTACCCCAGAGCGCCGTGGCCTCCAGAAGAAAGAAGGCACCGCGCTGTCCTGTGCAATACCTGTTTAATAAACAGATCATTGTAATCGTAGGACAGTAGCGGCGCTCTCTCTCATTTCAATCGTATTCGTTAACAAGTGAAAATCAAGACTGGAAAGTATATATGTTTAAATTATCATATGTCATATAGATAACTAGCATTTTAGCCCTTCTCACGAAGGTCTTCTGCCAGTAATAATCCTGTCTGTTTCACGAGTTACGTATCCACAATCATAACTGGGACTGAAGCAGAAGCCTTCAGCTAAGtacagcaggagacaatggCAGCTGTGTAAAATTGTCTCGCTGTGGAAGGTTGTTTTGATTAAAGAAGGCAAAAATTTGGGATATCAGATATTGATCTGAGATATAAACCAAAAAGATGCACTCATAGAGCATTCTACCTTTCAAACTAGAGTTTTCCAGTGGAATTGCAATACAAGGCTTCTTGGTGGACTTGAGCAAACCTAAATAGCCTTAAAAATCAACCCTGTTCTCTTTCAAGACTCCAACTAAAAGTCTGCTCAGCTCTAGTTTTCTTGTTTCAGGCAAGTGTAACCAAATATATTCTGCAATAgtttccatttctctttttttacacTGCTTTGTACCTTGCTCTGCCTAAGCTTTGCTCTCATTTTCATTGTTTTAGAAATAAAGTTGACCAAGAACTGGAACAAGATGGCATCTGTGCTCCAAAATGTCAAAGCAACAGTGGCGTGGAGGAAACACCGGCTCCTAGCTGACCTCAATGAGGATGAGAGCCCTGTGCCTGATAAATTCAAGAGAAGGGCCTCTCTGAGTTCTCTCAATACCATTCGCATGTCTTTAAGGAAACGGGTACCATTAAAGCCAGTCGAGTTGAATTTTCGAGTTGATAAAACCCCAACTAGGGAAAGTCTGGAACCAAGGCAGAGGTGCCAAACTCTTCAGACTATTAAAAGAACagcaaaatatgcttttggaacAGTGTCCCAGGTATTTTGTCTTTACAGTAGAACATAGATAGAGTTTAGTTTTTGCTTCAACTCCAGTACTAGGATTTCTGAATTTTGTACTGAGTGCTGTATTCCAGAGAGTCCATTCCCACACACTTGCACAACTTAGTGTTTGTCTCATAGCTACtaacttttaaaatctttaataTCTTTTTCTAAAGTATAGACAGGCAAATTATGGATCTGGCAGAACATGGAGGAAGGTGAAAACAGTTTATTTTGTTATAAGAGCTTTTCTCCTCCTGTATTTAATCATATATGGCAGAACAGCCTTTACACAGAGGAAATTGGGTAGAAATTGCCATAATTTGCAAAGAATTGTTACTGAGAAATGTGCagcattttggattttttttcttttatttattctcCTGTACCCATACTATTTACTCGCATGTTCTTCATTATAGTTAATCTAAATTTAGACTGACAAAGCCTGCTACAAGGTAGCAGGGTAGCAGATTCAAGCTTGCACTTCCCTTTCTTGCAGACCTTGGATTTTTAAATGCATGCGTTCTGTGTTGTGGAGCCTGAATTTTTCCAGCATAAGAGCAGCAAGAGCTTTGTCCAGTGCCTGCTCTGAAGTCCTTGATGAGTGTCAAGGGTTAGGGAAGCAAGAGATTCCCTATGCAAATGAGTACAGAGGTTGAGATGCATTCATGTTAGTTGAAACCTGATACGAACATGGAAGCTAGTAATTCAGCCCAAATATTCCTAGCCCTCCTGGTTCCAAACTCATGGCTAATTGAGTTCATTTAGCCTAACATGTCTAATGCTTCtttcagaaaatacagaagtCTTGCCAAAGCCCAGTTCGCTCAATGGTGACCTGTCCAGCTGAATCCATCAGCAGAAGCTGTGCGACCAGTTCTACCAAAAAAAGAACTGCTACACCTCAAACACCTTGCTGTAAGAGTGTTACTCCAGCAGCCAGTTCCAAAGGCACTCCAAAGTCCTGCAAAAGGGCCTTGCTTGGGCCAACAAGGGTGTCAAAACATAGAGAATGGAGGGATTTCTCATCCTGGCTTGGTAAAAATGGTTTCTCTCTCCGGAGatccagaagagcagcagcactgaagaGCCCTTATtcatctcctgctccttccagcagAAAGATGTAAGTCACATTCTTTTgtaaactttttttaaattttttttttaatttattacaCTGATTAGAGTATCTGATAAAGTGAAAGGCAAGGTATGAAGTTTTCTATCCTATTCCCCTGAAGCTGTGTGCTGCTTGAATAGTTAAGAAAGTAGTTCCAGCTCCCTGTATAGACAGGGACTGAGCTATGCGTAAAGCTGAAacataaaaagtaattttttcttagAGACATACCTGAGTTTTTTGCTGGTGCCTTTTGGGTAAAGGAAAATGCTCAGTATCTCACTCTGATTTAATTGTAACTTTTCCAAAGCTGCTATTTGTATTCCAAAGATACCTGGAATACCTCTGCTTATACTGAGTTCTTTATATAATGTAGAGAGATTCCTGCCTCAAAGAACAAACACAAATTAGATCAAGAGTTGGGAGCTAGGGAAATACTTAATAATGTGCacacaggtttttcttttggTCGAAGTCACAAGAAAGGTTAAAGCTAGAAGTTGAATCCAAGCCTTGTGAACCTGAATCCTATGTCTCAGTTGGAAGATAGCTGTTCGGGGGATGAATGGAGACGTGAAGCAGTTGGCCAATGGAATTAAGAGTATAATTTCCACGGCCCTAAACTTCTCTGGGTAAAGTCTAGAGGTAACAAGAGTGGTACTTCAGGGAGAAGGCTTGAGTACTGTCACCTAGTCAGCCTGTCCTGTTTGATCTGTAGCGATGACCATTCTGTTTGCAGAGAGTTTGACTGTGAGCTGGAAGTGGTCTCCTCAGGGATTTGCCAGTTGAAGCGTATCTCCCAAGCATTTGATGATGCCATTGTGAAAGAGGAGAGGTAAATACTGCTAAGTGTCCCTCAACTTTACCTGCCACCTGAACATAGCCAATTGCAGGCCAAGTAGTCCCTGTAACTCAGGATTAGGAATAGTTGCAGAACTTTTTCAAGTGTAATGTAAATATCCGCTTTTTCTTAAAGATACCTGGGAAGTTTAAATCTGCAGTTGGATTTGCAGCTTCTAAAACCTGCCAAATGCTCTACTTGTCTTCAGTTTCCTTGTTGTGGAAGTCAGATTTTTATCAGAAGGAGCCTACCTTTGACCTTGTGTGAGAACAATACCTCCCTGACTCTTGTGTAAAAGAGGTGCCAATCCAGACtgggggaggaggtgggaaaATTCCAGTGTACTGGTGCAGTCACTGATGTCTGCacatccattaaaaaaacccttttattAGGTAGCATTATGTTAACAAACAGTCCATGGTACCCAAATGAAGAAATCTCTTATAAAACACCTTGGTTAATCCACAAGGTGGTAGGCTGCTGTATTTGTGAAGGTTATGCCATTCTGAATTAGAcatattaagaaaataaaaattaaaggtCAGAAATCTTGTCATAGGGTGATTCCATAAACTTCTTCCTCTCTTAGACCATGTAAAGTATTCAATAACTAAATGTCAAGCACCTCAAATTCTCTAAAGAGAGTTTAGCATCAAGTACTTTACTTACAAAGAGGTAAGGGCTTAACATCTCAGATAATTGCAAAAATTTGTACCAATGGGACCATGTCTAGATAACTATAGGTTAAAACTTGTATCAAGTTAATTTTATCATACCCACTGAAAGTTCACTAAATCTCACTCCTAATATTCTCCCATCTGCTAGTGATGTGACAGTTTCTCTCATTCGTAACTGAAGATTGTAGCAACCAGGTAAAGCAGTTGTTTACTTACCTTGGCTATGCCTGCATGCATCTGTGGGGAGAAAACCTGTTGTTTATAGAGAGAAAGGCTTATCTCATGCTTCTTTCAGGCAGTATTATGTAGAACCACAGGGTTCTTCCTTCATATTCACTGTGGCCATCTCTGCTACAGCAGATCATTGTGCAGTTGTAAAACTTCACCTCTAAATTGTGGATTAGTGAGTCCTTATGGGTTCACAATGAACCTCCTATGCAAACATCAGCTTTTCTCACTCCAGACCAAAAATGACTAGTACTAATCTTTTTGTCACTCAGGTTCAGTTCTCACTGGTTACTAATGATCACAGAGCATGAGAGAACCAATCATTATCCTGAGCTGTCGGATTTTACAGCCTTTCTTTTCCATCCCTCGAATTTTCATAGCAGTTTAGTCTATGCTATCACAATTAACAGCAGCTCATAATTGTATTGGTGGCATTTTTAAACACAGCAATTGTACCCAAGTGGATGTGACATAAATATCTTCACCCATTATGTTGGAATTGTTCTTTTCATTAGAGGGAAAGGTACATCCTGAATACTATGTCCCATTTTAGCAATGAAGACAGGTGCAAGACACTTCGTTGAACTTTTCAAGAAAAATGAGAGCAGTTTCAAATGCTGGACTGATGGTTTGAACAGTCATCTGTACTGCTTCCACAATTTGGTCCAGTACTCCTGCATGTGTAGATGCACTGTGCTCTGTTACTGCCTAGTTGCCTACTGGAATAATTGTGAAATGAACTTTTTTGGAGGTGCCTTTAGTCTTACATGAGACTTTCTCTTCTGGTATCCAATTGCCATGAGTTTTAATGTTAGTGCTtcgttttcatttttttcatgatGAAGCAAATCTTGATCTCAAATGATTGTTTCCAATTCAAAGTATTGTTCTaatgttttgcattttaatGAATTAGATTATATCACAAGAAATGCTCCTGTTGCTAGTTAAAATATCACAGTACTTCATTTGCGTACTTGCCATTTACATTCACTGAagataacaaaatattttcttgctaGTGTTTAGAACAGTTACACAGTAAAAGTGTACCAgacctcttcct
Encoded proteins:
- the PIMREG gene encoding protein PIMREG isoform X1 — encoded protein: MASVLQNVKATVAWRKHRLLADLNEDESPVPDKFKRRASLSSLNTIRMSLRKRVPLKPVELNFRVDKTPTRESLEPRQRCQTLQTIKRTAKYAFGTVSQKIQKSCQSPVRSMVTCPAESISRSCATSSTKKRTATPQTPCCKSVTPAASSKGTPKSCKRALLGPTRVSKHREWRDFSSWLGKNGFSLRRSRRAAALKSPYSSPAPSSRKIEFDCELEVVSSGICQLKRISQAFDDAIVKEERQRAISNYYYLMARHSQSVHRSLKPSQAIKRQAKKLHQALGT
- the FBXO39 gene encoding F-box only protein 39; translated protein: MEDESEPEQSFWAYLPDVCLRHVFHWLDDRDRSRAALVCKKWRCAMQSGSLWRCRTITFYGQPSRARTLEFQSALWYTKKFGKYLKHLEIKLSNPYNTPFIKKFQVIMRGLLSHLGKCNSHLVSLSIKYLELDCLIWRNVVRAQFIKNLSAFLKRMSNQLDYLNLKGARITLEEGCELLNSLSSLTNRSFISEINIEDFFSLHLSVYSSALFHQTMSKFHKLTILTFNYNCISDELLDILRERSSHSLCTLNIKCHIHDPHGQVVSGMSWANLAKRAPKLNVNFFFERVMKHDHLARILLEEIPVRSISLRSCYFSDPDWTMRPTLTNLLPAYWHGLQKLTLELNNDHELLDNELLQLIISCKRLLFLKVWAFLSVSFMERLLQNRAERKCILTTIKVRIYTAQDDSTEEERLLADIYRKFKYLIDSELNYFVITYPMV
- the PIMREG gene encoding protein PIMREG isoform X2 yields the protein MASVLQNVKATVAWRKHRLLADLNEDESPVPDKFKRRASLSSLNTIRMSLRKRVPLKPVELNFRVDKTPTRESLEPRQRCQTLQTIKRTAKYAFGTVSQKIQKSCQSPVRSMVTCPAESISRSCATSSTKKRTATPQTPCCKSVTPAASSKGTPKSCKRALLGPTRVSKHREWRDFSSWLGKNGFSLRRSRRAAALKSPYSSPAPSSRKIEFDCELEVVSSGICQLKRISQAFDDAIVKEESDVTVSLIRN